The DNA region CTGTATTGATAGAAGGAATTTTCTCTCTGGAAATTGccaatactaatgaaatcacatctGTCTAAAGAAAAAGGCCCTCTCTGACTGTAAAATTCTGTATCCTATGTTCTTAGAGCCCTACCAACTCACGCACTATGCCTCAAATTcactccagctctgacattcaaggATTCCATAACCATATCTGGTGTCGGTCTCTTGCAAAAAGAATTTACCGTTCACTCTCCATCAAgttctgtatgtatatgtatacatgtgcaaaGAGCATGTAATGTGTGCTGCCTCTGAGGGCAGGATCTGTAGGATTTTTAGCACATGTAAAAGTACAAAATGCATGAGTGTGTATAGTGGTAGAGAGAGATGTGGTTGGGGTGATGGCAGCCTCGGGGAGAGGAGGGTCTATAGTCCTGGCTTTGCCTCTGGTTAGTCAGTCATAGAGTGGTTTAGTGGGGAAAGCATTGAATGTGGCATTAGAAGAGCAGAAGTGTAGTCCTGGCCCCAATAATTTGCTTTTTAACCTGGGGGACATCATTCCACCACTacacctcagttccttcaactgtaaaatggggataataattcatGCCCTTTTCCTGCCTTAAGGTTGTTGtgaataaaatactttataatatTTAGAACATATGGAttgttattctcttcagtatttcCTGAGTAAAGTCTGGCCAAATGAGTGGGCACTGGTTCCCAGATGGGCTGGCAACATTTGCCTCTTCTCTgggattaaaggagataatatcCATCAGACACATGGAGCATCTCCTCCAGGCTGGAAGACATGGGCATGTGGTGTATCAAAGTTATCTGGTCCAGAAACAGTCTGATCTAACATTCAGAGACTGACAGGGTCTTAGTCCTTGAACTGCTAGCTACTGCCTTTCTAGATGATGGTGGGCAagtttcttgacctctctgggtctcagtttttccatttgCCAAATAAAGAGGTCCCTAAGGTCTTTTTCTAGCTCAGATGTTACAAGAAATATCTATTAAGTATCTATCTATTAAGAGGCTGGGgagtcaaagacaaaatgaaatacatacatacatatatatatctatatatctatatctatatatatatatatctatatatctatatatctatatctatatatatattatatcccttgtcctcaaggagcttacattctatagggggGAATGTTCTAAGTCTGTGAGTGTATGAACATTAGCTTCATGAAAAGTTGACACCGGCCCCTCACCCTGCCCACCTCCACCACTACATCCCCACAAGCTGATTCAGTCTCTCCTATACTCTGGCTTATATTCTATGATGCTTAACTGcagtctttctctctttgttgtAGGTACTCTCCCCAACTCATTGGACCTGAGCGCTGGCCACATCTGTAAAACTTTGGACTTCTCCCAGAGTGGAGCAGGCCCCAGCGGGTCATCAGGGACAGGGGGGAGTCCAAAGATCCAGGGGACCCCCCCGGCCCACAACACCAGTTCCTCAGGGATGACTGCAGGGAGGGTCAACCCTTATAGTATAGTGTCCTCGGAAGAAGACGGCTTGCATCTAGCCACGATGCCAGGAGCCAATGGCTTTGGCAATGGTAAAATCCACACACGCAGGAAGTGTCGCAACCGCTTTGTCAAAAAGAATGGTCAGTGCAATATTGAGTTTGCCAACATGGATGACAAGTCTCAAAGGTACCTGGCTGACATGTTCACGACCTGTGTTGATATCCGGTGGAGATATATGCTGTTGATTTTCTCTCTTGCCTTTCTGGTTTCCTGGTTGCTCTTTGGAGTGATTTTCTGGGTCATCGCCATTGTGCATGGGGACCTGGATAGATCCTCAGATGAGAGAAACTACAAGCCGTGCATTCTTCAGGTGCACGGCTTCATGGCCGCATTCTTGTTCTCCATTGAGACACAGACAACCATTGGCTATGGCCTCCGTTGTGTGACTGAGGAGTGCCCCATCGCTGTGTTCATGGTGGTGGTACAGTCCATCGTTGGCTGTATCATAGACTCCTTCATGATTGGGGCCATCATGGCCAAGATGGCCAGGCCCAAGAAACGGGCCCAGACCTTGCTCTTCAGCCATAATGCAGTGGTGGCCATGAGAGACGGGAAGCTTTGCCTTATGTggcgggtggggaacctgagaaaGAGTCACATCGTGGAGGCTCACGTCAGAGCTCAGCTGATCAAGCCAAGGGTCACCGAGGAAGGGGAGTATATCCCCCTTGACCAGATTGACATTGACGTAGGTTTCGACAAAGGCCTAGACCGCATCTTTTTGGTGTCTCCCATTACCATCCTCCATGAGATCGATGAGGAGAGCCCACTGTTTGGCATCAGCCgacaagacttggaaactgatgACTTTGAGATCGTGGTGATCTTGGAAGGGATGGTAGAGGCCACAGCCATGACCACACAGGCCAGGAGTTCCTACCTGGCTAACGAGATCCTATGGGGTCACCGCTTCGAGCCTGTCCTGTTTGAGGAGAAAAACCAATATAAGATCGACTATTCTCACTTTCACAAAACCTACGAGGTCCCATCCACTCCCCGTTGCAGTGCCAAGGACTtggtagaaaataaatttttgctcCCAAGCACCAACTCCTTTTGCTATGAGAACGAACTGGCTTTTATGAGTCGGGATGAAgacgatgaggaggaggatgatagtCGAGGTCTGGATGACCTGAGCCCTGAAAACAGACATGAGTTTGATAGACTTCAGGCCACAATAGCCCTCGATCAGAGATCTTACAGAAGGGAGTCAGAAATCTGACCCCTGTGGTCCAGTCTCTtcgtcttctcttttctcctacaGTCCACCCAGGTTTATGCAGAACATTGTTAAGTGCCATAGGGATGGTTGAAGATTTTAGTAGTGTCTTAGTAGTTTCACATGTTACATCGCAATAACCTTGAAAGGGTTGGCAGGGAGAAGGATAGGAAGTCACAAGCCGACCCCTGAGGGTTTAGACTTCCAGCCCTAGCTGGCTGGAGGGTCTTTCCCCAAGATTCAGTTAGTGGGCTCAGAAGGGGAAAGGTAACGCCGCCCCCAGGGGCTGGACAGGGGCCTCATTCAGCAACCAGGGCTTTTCCCTTGGATGCCTGGTAAGACAGCAAATAGCTCCTTGAAGTcaaaggtcacaaagaatctCAGTTTTGTGTAGCCTGGAACCTAATCAGGTTAGAACAGACTGAGAATTAACCTTATGCCTGGCCAGGAGACACAGTTGAGCTTGCCTGGGGATGGCAGCTGGGTAGGTGCGATGCTGCACACTGGTTTTTAACTTAGGGGGGAGACATCAGGTTTTTAATTTTTCGACTTAGCGCTGGTGAGACTGTTTACaacaaaaaaaacatatatatatattaaattaaaatataattccaaaaaagaacattttttaatcaacaaaaaaataaaacacaacagAGCAGAACAATAGAACAgaacttccctcccccccccatggAATGGAACAGCCCAAAGGAGGCCCCGGCATCTGGCCAAAGGGGGTCAGGGATACACTGGAACTGTCTCTTTTTCCTTGAGAAGGCTCCATCCATCCCAGGGAGGTGGACGCCAGTGTCCGCCCGTGGTGTTAGCAACAGCAAGCACAATTATTTACACCATAGATCATGTTGCTCATAAGGAAATTTAGATTCCATTTGtaatagaaaagcaaaaccatattaataacaataataaaaactaaaaagtATGGTTTCGGGGGGAGGGTTGGGTCAAGGGAAGGGACTGGTTTAAGATCTCTTTGCACCTTAAGATACATTTCAGTATGAATCATCCCCGAGTTGAACCCATCCCCTTTCGTGTGGCTTGAAGGCCACTGCTCATTGGAAATGGTAGGAATTGGCAAtgttgggttttatttttatatttgttttcattttttcttaaccACCCAACTGTCTGAAGCCCGAGAAATCACGTTATATTTTGAGTTGAGCAAAAAGTAGGTTATTGCTTACTCTGTCTTGGTCTCCTCAGGCAATGTGATATAATGGGAGGAATCCTGCATAAGGAGTCTCTagacctctgacacttatcaggtaaatcacttaatctcttgagccacagtttcctcagaGTCAGTAGAAGAAGGAGGCTAGTTTGGATGATCTTCCCTGGTCTCATCtaactctaaaatcctatgatctttctTCAACAATTGGCAGTTTGGGGACTCACGAATTGCCACCTTGGATAGTCATGCCATGTGTGGAGATCTGTCTGTCAAGTTTCCCAAATAgcagaaggaaaaccaggaaggaaactgacaaaatgaaaaaacccCACTCTGACTCAAACCGTCTTCACCCTCCAGGCACTTCGAAGTGGGTTGTGCgcacaaagagatgaaaaattgTCCGGCTGAAGTTTCTTTTTACCTTAACCATGATTCACCCTTTTAAAATCTTCCGTGATGtacctcctaaaaaaaaaaatctcattctgtCTCCTCTGCCACTCTATGTATCCCACCTTCTTAGCTGACTGTAGCACTGAGAAATCAGCAAcccagccacacacacacacacacacatagagagtaACTGCCTACCCTGTGCTTTGGGGGAGGCTTGTGGAAAGGGCCAGTCCAGGTGTCCACTGTGATATTGGAGACCTGCCATCCCATCCTCTCTCCACCCCAGAATGCTGGctattttagaaaaaattaaaaaaaagaagagagcatgCTGTTATTCTCTGCCCTTCCCCTGGATGTCCTGGCAGAGGCATTCCCAATCATCCATTACTAAGTGGAAAGGCAAAGAATTTAGGAAGGGAGAGGTTGGACATCCTGGTTATCGCTAACTGACTTAGGTCAGGTGGTATCGTCTAGGGCTGGCCAGGAAGAGCAAGTAACCCAGCTCAATAGAAAGAGagatgggtttggagtcagagcacctgaaTTCGAATTCTGATTCTGCCgcttattgtctgtgtgaccttgggtgagccaTTTcacctctgaatctcagtttactcatttgtaaaatgaagaagttggactagctggcctctgagttcccATCTTGCTCTCAAACTGATTCCCCTAAAATGTTCCACGTTTATCCTTAAAGCCTCCTGCTACTTCTCTCTGTTCCCTGCCCCGTAGCAGCCACCCTTCTGGTGCCTACTAACATCTGAGTCTCATCACTTCGTTCAGTCTTAATATGGAACCCCCCTGAGAATGTACGTATGTAAtttaaaagaggcacacaagaaGAGGGCAGTTCTTGGCCCAAAGGAATGTATGTCTAGTAGAATTTGAGGCACTGAGGCCAGAGATAATTTGGGCAGGGGGTTATTCCCATCATCTATGTCAGTAGCCTATATATGAAGCCATTTATTATTCTCTGACTGACTCCCAGAATGAGCCAGCTGGTTGGCCACGGGAACCCTGAGATAGAGTTACAATGTTTCAGGGATGGTGACCAAGTGCCATCTGTCCCAACTCTGGCCCAGAAGGCTTCAGAATCCAGACCCAGCAGAGCTTGGCCTCACCATCCAGATTTCGGGAGTGGGAAAGGGTTTTCTTAGGTGACTGGGAGTCAGTGAGTAGACATTCCAAACCTGCCACCTCGGAATGTTTGTTCTGGAGTTTGGCTTCATTTTcaactttttctttccccctgaCTTGGGAGAAAAAGCACCTGGAGTGTCAGATCTTGAAGGAGTCTGAGAGGTTATATGGTCCATTCAACAGAAGAGGCTAATCAAAACCAGAGAGGTCAAGAGGCTTGCAAATGGTCACATAGCACGTTAGGGTCAGGACCAGGACTAGAACCTGGGatttctgactcccaatccacaATTAATTCAGTACggctggcttttttcccccttttctttttttgaaacagaaggtgaggaaacaaaggatctgggggaagggggagggggagggtagccTTTGCCTTCCCTTGCCAATCATGTGGGGACAATCCATGCCCTTTCTCCATATCCTTTCTCTCCAAGGCTCagcccttctctctgcctccaccTGTTTCTTTGCAGCCGATCTCAACCTCTTCTCCCCCTTAAGTGGAATTTCCCATGACTGATAACCATATGACACTGGACCCATCTTTGGTATTTCCAAGGCAGGAAATAGATGCCTGCCGGGTCTCACCCACTCCAGCTGTCTCAAGACCCAGCCACAAAGGCTGGAGATGACCTCCCACATCCTTCCTACAGTCTGGGATAGCTTAAGCAATAgtaaggggtgggaggggggaagggggggtgtAGAGGGACAGgattctcttatttattttttaactgctTT from Trichosurus vulpecula isolate mTriVul1 chromosome 1, mTriVul1.pri, whole genome shotgun sequence includes:
- the LOC118842378 gene encoding ATP-sensitive inward rectifier potassium channel 12, with product MTKWTSFRATEPSKPATYWCSFRQRRHLTLPVSSSLGGAPDLGTGSASSRPVRKTDRRWSASWPRARRPPALSDHASVPAPTGTLPNSLDLSAGHICKTLDFSQSGAGPSGSSGTGGSPKIQGTPPAHNTSSSGMTAGRVNPYSIVSSEEDGLHLATMPGANGFGNGKIHTRRKCRNRFVKKNGQCNIEFANMDDKSQRYLADMFTTCVDIRWRYMLLIFSLAFLVSWLLFGVIFWVIAIVHGDLDRSSDERNYKPCILQVHGFMAAFLFSIETQTTIGYGLRCVTEECPIAVFMVVVQSIVGCIIDSFMIGAIMAKMARPKKRAQTLLFSHNAVVAMRDGKLCLMWRVGNLRKSHIVEAHVRAQLIKPRVTEEGEYIPLDQIDIDVGFDKGLDRIFLVSPITILHEIDEESPLFGISRQDLETDDFEIVVILEGMVEATAMTTQARSSYLANEILWGHRFEPVLFEEKNQYKIDYSHFHKTYEVPSTPRCSAKDLVENKFLLPSTNSFCYENELAFMSRDEDDEEEDDSRGLDDLSPENRHEFDRLQATIALDQRSYRRESEI